In Gouania willdenowi chromosome 15, fGouWil2.1, whole genome shotgun sequence, one DNA window encodes the following:
- the tsnax gene encoding LOW QUALITY PROTEIN: translin-associated protein X (The sequence of the model RefSeq protein was modified relative to this genomic sequence to represent the inferred CDS: deleted 1 base in 1 codon) — protein sequence MSKREGDGCSRKKAETEQERNMTADQSSSSIAAAFKVFQQELDTKHDKYERLVKISRDITIESKRSIFLLNRVTNVPDVEEVLKEAAVKLDGVTQKIGLIAEELRGEDIHQFHRAFTPGIQEYVEAISFLHYIRHRSLISLEEINAKLVFMKAEKVDPKSSVEVVPADVQVLTFQVTPSDYLLGVADLTGELMRMCISSVANGDIDTPFQLSQFLRQIHDGFSYIGNTGPYEVSKKLHTLRQSLAKVEDACYALHVRGSEIPKHMLADVFSSRTALIDPEESMV from the exons ATGAGTAAGCGAGAAG GGGACGGATGTtcaaggaagaaagctgaaaCCGAGCAGGAGCGTAACATGACTGCAGATCAGTCCTCCTCATCCATCGCTGCTGCCTTTAAAG TTTTCCAGCAGGAACTCGAcaccaaacatgataaatatgAGCGGCTTGTGAAGATCAGCCGTGATATCACTATTGAAAGCAAGAGGAGCATTTTCCTCTTG AACAGGGTGACAAA TGTACCAGATGTGGAGGAGGTTCTGAAGGAGGCGGCGGTGAAACTGGATGGAGTCACACAGAAGATCGGATTAATAGCTGAAGAGCTCAGAGGAGAAGACATCCATCAGTTTCACAGAGCTTTCACTCCAG GTATTCAGGAATACGTGGAGGCCATCTCTTTCCTGCATTACATTCGTCATCGCAGCCTGATCAGCCTGGAGGAGATCAATGCTAAGCTGGTGTTCATGAAAGCAGAGAAGGTGGATCCAAAG AGCTCTGTTGAAGTCGTCCCAGCAGATGTGCAGGTTCTCACCTTCCAGGTGACGCCCTCTGACTACCTGCTGGGCGTGGCAGACTTGACCGGCGAGCTGATGCGCATGTGCATCAGCAGTGTGGCCAACGGCGATATCGACACACCCTTCCAGCTGAGCCAGTTCCTGCGACAGATCCACGACGGTTTCTCCTACATCGGGAACACGGGCCCCTACGAGGTCTCCAAGAAGCTGCACACGCTGCGACAGAGCCTGGCCAAAGTGGAGGACGCCTGCTACGCTCTGCACGTCCGCGGCTCAGAGATCCCCAAACACATGCTGGCTGACGTCTTCTCCAGTCGGACCGCACTCATTGACCCCGAGGAGAGCATGGTTTAA